In Chelonia mydas isolate rCheMyd1 chromosome 7, rCheMyd1.pri.v2, whole genome shotgun sequence, the sequence taatttttgtttttaccgCTGTCTTATGCCAGACTGTGTTACCATGAGCTTCCCCCTGAACCCGTTCCTGAATGGGCTGATGGGGAAGCCAGTGATGGTGAAGCTGAAGTGGGGGATGGAGTACAAGGGCTACCTGGTGTCTGTCAACTGCTACATGAACATGCAGcttgcaaacacagaagaataCATAGATGGTGCATTTTCAGGAAGAATTGGTGAAGTTTTGATAAGATGTAACAATATCCTGTACATCAAAGGAGTAGAAGAAGAAGATGGAGAAATAAGAGAATAAGTTTGTCTATTTCTGGAAAATAAAGAtcagtttttcacaaaaaataaatttaaaaaaatcactctcctaaAGCTGTCTGGCCTGAACCCGCCACACAGGAAACAATGCAATTTGGTGATACTTCTAGGATCACATGGCCTTCCTCTCCTGTCAGAAAGGTACTTCAGGAAATAATAAGCATAGAGTCTAAATATCATAAACCTCTACTACAGTATGTTGAATTAATGCAGTATTATACATCAAATTCCAGACCCAGAATAATAATATGACTCCTTCTCCGTGTCACTGTTCTTACATTTATTACTTAATAATGAAAGACCTCTGTCGGTCAAATTCCTTATTAGCATAATTATGTGGCCTTCAATTTCAGCCATCAGAAAATTTTGaccaatattaaaatatttcttactactacataagaatagccatagtgggtcagaccaatggtccatctatcccagtatcctgccttccgaccGTGGAAaatgccagacgcttcagagggaacgagGAGAACAGgtgatcattaagtggtccattcccaacttctggcaatcagagg encodes:
- the LOC102942491 gene encoding uncharacterized protein LOC102942491; translated protein: MFVPEDISACQDGIGTEDIECFGDAFLLDEDGTVEDVIFWCTGFSFIWLMCNLLNLGLIYLPGCMCSPVSNFCFYRCLMPDCVTMSFPLNPFLNGLMGKPVMVKLKWGMEYKGYLVSVNCYMNMQLANTEEYIDGAFSGRIGEVLIRCNNILYIKGVEEEDGEIRE